The proteins below are encoded in one region of Polypterus senegalus isolate Bchr_013 chromosome 2, ASM1683550v1, whole genome shotgun sequence:
- the LOC120524331 gene encoding olfactory receptor 1-like, whose product MAAILRKCGKQDGGEMGWRNETSPPSPLGGAVLEHFGHRLSPPRGAKKQPLGEFLIIIMANMSAVQQFILVGFPGFQDRESKLVFSIFFLVAYLLICLGNLTIIATFTLDENLHKPMYVLICNLAILDITFSSVTVPKLLAVFMFDFNMIPYAACFMQLFFYLALGTSESFLLMLMAYDRFVAICNPLLYPTIMTNKVILKQITLCWVGGLLTPVLPLILAFRLPFCGPNKVVHCFCDHSSVLRLACADILINSYVALTIALSVLLIPLAYIVFSYTRIIASVVKIATSEGRLKAFSTCGTHLLVICIFILTAAGVYISYRIPGTSEDIRIMAAVLQNVIPPLINPIIYCLRTKEIRDSFVKTVKRGKLLSH is encoded by the exons ATGGCAGCCATcttaagaaaatgtggaaaacaggATGGTGGCGAAATGGGATGGCGTAATGAAACATCTCCTCCATCCCCTCTAGGAGGcgctgtcttggagcactttgGCCACAGGCTCAGTCCACCACGGGGTGCTAAGAAGCAACCCTTGGGG GAATTTCTCATCATCATCATGGCAAACATGTCAGCAGTCCAGCAGTTCATTCTTGTGGGATTTCCGGGATTTCAGGACCGTGAGAGCAAACTTGTTTTCTCCATATTTTTCCTGGTCGCCTATCTGCTAATTTGCCTGGGGAACCTCACCATCATAGCCACGTTCACTCTGGACGAAAACCTGCACAAGCCCATGTATGTGCTCATTTGCAATCTGGCGATTTTGGACATCACCTTTTCTTCAGTCACAGTCCCCAAATTGCTGGCTGTTTTCATGTTTGACTTCAACATGATCCCTTATGCAGCTTGTTTCatgcagttgtttttttaccttgCTTTAGGAACTTCTGAGTCCTTTCTCTTGATGCTGATGGCATATGACAGGTTTGTGGCTATCTGTAACCCCCTTCTTTATCCAACCATTATGACTAACAAGGTCATCCTGAAGCAGATCACTTTGTGTTGGGTCGGTGGGCTTCTTACTCCTGTACTTCCACTCATTCTGGCTTTCAGACTGCCTTTCTGTGGACCTAACAAGGTTGTGCACTGCTTTTGTGATCATTCCTCTGTGCTCAGGTTGGCCTGTGCTGACATTTTAATTAATAGCTACGTAGCTCTGACCATCGCATTGTCTGTTCTGCTTATCCCCTTGGCCTACATTGTGTTTTCATATACAAGAATCATTGCTTCAGTGGTCAAAATCGCCACTTCTGAAGGACGCCTTAAAGCGTTTTCTACTTGTGGGACCCATCTATTagtgatttgcatttttattctcACTGCGGCTGGTGTTTACATCTCATACCGAATTCCAGGTACCTCCGAAGACATCCGCATAATGGCAGCGGTGCTACAGAATGTGATTCCACCTCTAATAAACCCAATTATCTACTGTCTGAGGACTAAAGAGATCAGAGACAGCtttgtaaaaactgtaaaaagggGTAAACTGTTATCACACTAG